In Rosa rugosa chromosome 4, drRosRugo1.1, whole genome shotgun sequence, the genomic stretch TTTCAATTAATGTTCGTCCCCTTTTCATTTTATGATGAAGCTttattcggttcggtttttttttagtaaaatgaggtcagtcctttattgaaattgaaataataCAACGAAACGACGTCAGACATCAAGAAAGAAATAAACAGTACGAAATGAAAAAGATGCGAAAATTGCATCGGAAATACAAGAATTAAAAATGCAAGAGCAATAACGTCGAAACGCAtcgctgattttacactacggattgcagccgtttagtgaattgagtagtcgatGGTTTAACTACCCATGCAACTCTAAcacacaaattgacaaaaaccaAATTCAGTTTGGTTAGTTGGTTAAGTAATATTGATATAGTAAATGAAGAAACATATCACATTTCGACACATAATATCCTCTCAAATATCGTACTAATTGATAACGTGCTCAAACAACTCTCTAGTTTATTCAAATATTATTAAGCTTAAGCTACATATTCAAAATTTAGTAAGAACAAGTTCATATAATGCATGCTACGTCGTACACTTTAGTAAACTGATAATcaaattttctttaatttgcaCCAGATATACAGTTGCTACTTATCATACAAGtacttatctttttctttattgttaTTTAGCTATGTCGAAGTAACAGAAGtataacttttttctttttctagctTTGTAATAGATTGGAATGCgttgaaattgaaagagaaacGAGTaaaattaaaacttaaaaggACTACAAAAGGCTATAGTAATAACAAATCGTAATCAGACCATTTTAATTCAAACCCGtgttaatgagagagagagagagagaggtggggACCACTCCACCGCCCATAAGCACGCAGTAGTAGTCACACACTCACACCCAAACCAAACCCATATCcatcctctctccctctccctctccctctctctctctttctgtctATTTCCCATCGATCTAACCCTAACCCAACTCTGACCCCCTCTTTTCTACACACCCCAACTGACCAAGATGATCCCCATATCTGTTTTCTAGCTCctcatctcttcttcttctccccaaAATCTTCAACAACACCCCCACAAACACACACAAAAGCTTCGCCAACCAAATTGAGAGTGAAGAAACATGGCAATTCAGCTCCAATCCGGTGGGTGACACCAGAAATCTGCTCATTCTCTCCATCTTTCTGGTGAAGCTAGTTGCAGTAAGCAAGGTGAGGAAAGCAGGAAAGCAAAGCCCAAAAAAAGAGACAGAGTCCCAGAAGTACTAGTTACTCATCCTCTTTGTTTTAATCTTTATTCCCTTTTGCTTCCACTTTCGTTTCCTTTTGAAATCTGTACAACCTTTTGAGCTATATATCTAGCTTGCAGTAGTACCTCCCCCTCAATTTTCTATTCTCAATTTCTTGGGTTCTGATCACTTCTCTCACAGCTAGGTTCTTTGTATTTgagtaatcaattaaaagcatagAATTATGGACACCCATTCTCTTCCCCCTCCTTTCCACACTAGAGATTTCCAACTCCATCACCAGCAGCAGCATCAGCACCAGCACCACCAGTTCCATCACCAGCAGCAGAACTCCGAAGACGAGCAAACCGGAAGCAGCGGCCTGAACAAGGGAACCAAAAGAGAGCGAGATATCGACAGCAACAACGACAGTGGAAATGGTGGTGAAGGCAGCAAAGAGCTGAACATCACTGTTTCCGGGGATGGATCGGAAATGACAAGAAGACCTAGAGGCAGGCCCGCCGGATCCAAAAACAAGCCGAAGCCGCCCATCATCATTACTCGAGATAGTGCTAATGCTCTCCGCACCCATGTCATGGAAATCGCCGATGGGTGCGATATAGTGGAGAGTGTTGCCACCTTTGCTCGCAGGCGCCAGAGAGGCGTCTGCATTATGAGCGGCACAGGGACGGTTACCAACGTGACCCTCAGGCAACCAGCGTCCCCGGGCTCGGTCGTGACTTTACACGGCCGATTTGAGATCTTGTCACTAGCTGGGTCCTTCCTACCACCTCCAGCCCCACCTGCCGCGACTGGGTTGACCATTTATCTGGCAGGCGGGCAAGGACAGGTGGTAGGAGGGAGTGTTGTTGGGACTCTTTTGGCTTCGGGTCCGGTGGTGATCATGGCTGCCTCGTTTAGCAACGCCGCCTACGAGCGGCTTCCACTGGAGGAGGACGAGGGTGCGATGCCAATGCCGGGAGGGAGTATGGGGTCTCCAACCGCGGTTGGTCAACAGCAGCACCAGCAGCAACAGCAGCAACAACAGCTTTTGGCCGAAGCTGCTAATACGAATGCGCCTCTTTTTCATGGGTTACCTCCCAATCTCCTAAACTCCATGCAATTGCCGGCTGAAGCGGCATACTGGGCTACTGGCCGCCCTCCATTCTAACCATATTGATGTCcttgaaggagaagaagaagaagaagaagaagaagaagcttttcCAGTTCAAGATGATCATTCACTCCTCATCACACCTGCATCTTACCAAGATGTCACAAGACTATGTAGCTAGCTAGTAGCTATGTAGCTAGCAGAATTTGGGTTGTCGAGCATTTTCAGGTTTTAATGtgtttccttctcttttttttttttttttttttttctttttgagtttGGTTTAGCTAGCATTCGATCGATGATTTAGGTACGTACCATTTATATGTTTTACATCTTTGATTGAAGACTACTGTGTATATTCATGGATTATTCTTCTTGGTGAGAGTTTCATTTTGTGTGTTTGTTATTTAGTGAAAGGACAGTAGCCAAGAAGAAGGAACATGACTCTTTCTTATCATTCCAGTCTTCCCTATCCATGAATAAGAAAAAGGCTGATCAAGCCCTTGTTCTTATACATTTTAGTGCTTAATTTTGTATCAAGAGGATTGAGTTGATcaatttcttctcctttctGCTAATTTTGAGTTTCTAGCTAGCTCTCACAACTAGCTACTAGTTAACCTACATTTATGTGATTCTCTCAGATCCCATATGATATTAATTGTTACCTATTATAAATATGTAGCATATTATGGTATAATAATAACTATATATACTGAATACTGATAGAGTAATTATTACTTTGTCTATAAGCTGACCAAGGTTTGGAAGGACATCGAGGGTTTGAAACCTAAGTATGTGCGAGAGATGGAAGCAAAGAGGTATGGGCGTATTAGAGTTTCCATGTGtgtttctttccttcttttagttttagttctagagagagagatttgatcAGAAATATATTGGGATAGGGAGACATGAATATATTTGGGTACTGGTTTACACGTGCATTGCTCTGAAGAAGCTCCTTTCCGAGGCAAACAACATCAACAACAACACTCTTCCATTAAACGCCCACAACTAGCAAGCAGGACTTGGCcggatcctctctctctccctttctcgGGTTCAGAGAATGAGAGTTGGGCACCTAGCTTTCTTCCTTCCTAGCTGTGATCTCCTACCCCTACCCTTCTTACACCTTGCTTTGCTTTTCGATCCCCAAGCTTTAAAAGCTTACTAGAGTAATCCATTCTTTTTGTTGGGGTCACTCCTAGTTACACTGAACTTTGATTTGTAGTTTATGATATCTTGCCCATAAGGTCGATCCAAAATATGTTAATATAGTTTTGAAGCCTCAAACAACTTAAATTTCAAtgttattaatattatttttttaaaatcgAATCAAGTTACTAAATTAGTTAAAATTGTTCATTAATGTTACACAACTAGGAAAATTAGGATTTTTGAAGAATTAGATATGCAATCGAGAAAGGTTATTAGAAAAATTAACGAACGGGAATAACTTCAACTGAACCAATAGACCACAAATTCGACAATAGGATTTCAATTTGGGGTTTCAGAATTTTagaacaaattttgtttttcaaatGAATTTTCTTGCTTTTTTTACTTTCAAAACAGTTTAAATAGAAATGAGGCTTTTCAGGGTTTGGCAAGTTGGAAGGTGTTATGGAGACACCCGTGAAATGCAATGACATGCCgatttttcttcaaattcttcTATACCATAAGCTTACCATTCTTAGAACATGATTTCAGAAAGTGTTCCAATTGACGGAGCACCAAAACcacaaacaattttttttaattttttattgttttttgactttgaaaaatagtaaaaaaaaaaaattgtgtcttGATTTTTGAATTCCATAAATTTGAGAAGtttttataaattattatttgaaGGTGAAAAATTTGttgagaaaataagaacatacgattttgagaaaaaatcatGTGCTATAATAAATGTCCACAGTTTGAATCATGGCCTCGGGTctgtccttttctttttttttggtaagaaaGTTATGGGATCTTGCTTCTACGAAATTGGGGTATTaacttttcatttttctttttcacctataaaataaataaaacagttACTTAACTTAAAAATTAGAGCGAatggttctattcatacctctcaaTTTAATAATTAGACCCTAGGCGGCAGTTGTCTTTCCGTCAAAGTTTATGCCCGGTCCGACGGCACGCCCTCGTGGCGTCGTCGTCAGACGGGCTAGAGGGGGCCTTGTGCCCATTGGTAGTTTGCTATGGAGTAAGCCCGATCGAAGTAATGGAGGTGTGGGGGTGCTTTCGCTGGCCAGAACGGTTGGAAGCTCTGTAGGGGAGAGGCGGCGGTGGTTCGGTTGcaggcggggggggggggggggggactggTGGCGTCGCTGCGAGATGGGTGGCCGCCTGGTGGTGACGTACGTTTGGCGACGAGATTGGGATCGGTGGTGCTTAGATCTGATCGGAAGTCTCCGATCGGGTTTGGGTTACTGAGATCCGATCTGAGGATGGGGATGGGATTGGTGAGCCGGCATGTAGAGATTCAGGGCAGATTTGTGGGATGCACCTCGATCAGCCGGCGCAGAGACGACGGGTGATGCTGCAGGTGGGACGGGTAGGGAGTTGCAGGCGGGCTGGATGCGTGGTGGACTCGGCCATCTTCCACTTCGAATTGGGCTGGGTGACTTTTGGGTCAGGGCTTTGGCTCTAGGCCCATATTGTCGGATGAATGCAGGTCAGGCGCAATGGTGGGGCGAGACTGGCGGCGGCGTTAGGGGTCAACGAAGCACCGGAATTCTGGGCGGTGGATTGGGCGTGGGTCGGGGTTGTGTTTTTGGGCCCTTGTTGGTGGGCCGCGGTTATTAGTGTTTTAGGGCTTagctttatttttgttttgttttgtgggtAATAAGGCACTGCAAGATGTGGCAGAACCAATCATCACTTTGGCCTTCCTGAGGGTCGTTCCTGCCTAGTTTAGAGTCAGCACAAAGTCTGCCTGTGGCATAGACGAGCATTATTGGCTTTCTAGGAGGTTTCTCCTGTCAAGAGTTGGGTTGGAAGTGATGGCGCTTTGGAGTAGTGGTGGGATGACGGTGTTGGATTTTCTTTAGTCCTAGGTCTGACTGTCCAGAACTCCCTTTGATCGGGTTCGAAGCAACgacgagtgttggcttggtcgatcaattgCTGGCCAGGTGGATTCTGGGTGGGAGTTGGTGTTCTTGGCTGAGTCTGCTCCAACACGTTTTGTTGTTTCTGCCACTAAGTCTGGTGCCAGTTTAGTATTTTTTAGTTAAGTTTTTTAGTATGTTTGGAGTCGGGGCTTAGTTTGGCTTCAACAGTGCGTCAGTATAGACGTCCATTTTGACGTCTAAAGTGGGAAAAGTTTCGGTTGAAGCTTTTATCTCCCATTCTCATTGTAATCTTCgttttattaatgaagttcttatttgataaaaaaaaaaaaaatttaataattagatctcgtatcataatttttttaGCATGAACTTACTATTTTACCCTTTAATTGTCCATTTACACCACTttttctctttcattttttctttcttaaccaATGCGGCTCCTCCATTTCTCATCTCCATAATATGAGCTTTCGTAGAAAATTGCTGGACTCACCTTCATGTTTTCCCAGTTCTACgcactcatatatatatatacataaaataAATCTGCCAGCGAGAAAGATCAAACAATTTTGGAAAAGAGTAAAGGGGTGAGGTGACAGAGATGAGAAGAGGGAGAGGGGACCGGACTTATCATTATCTTGTTTTcctaattcacaaaataaaaaaatgctaTTGTTGCTGCAATGCAAAATGACTagagagaaagggaaaaaaaaaaccaaaaggaaatgTACGAATCCTGAGGTGTGAGAGATACTTCTTGAGAAAGAGGTGAATGAACAGAGATGGTAATTATAGAGAAGAATTAAAGAGAGGTGGGGAAGTGAACCGAGAGACATATGAAATTGAAACGGGTGACTGTGgattctgttttttgttttttttttttttttgctaggaGGGTATAACGGGGTTTTAAATTATGTAAAAATTTGAGGAGGGTCTAAATCCTAAattaggaggtatgaatagaaccactCAGTTAGAGCATTAGGATAACACCAATGactaaaataaggtcatgtcACATGGAGCATCAATACATCAAGTGCCCTGTAGAAGTTACCTTGCATTCTCTAGCGATTAGTTTATGCATGGACCCTGCTTGGATGGCGATATAAAAGTATAAGAAAAACAGCCTACCTAATGAAAACCAATCCTATGCAGATGTTGAATTCAGTTTTGAATAAACTGAACATAAATGCGTTAGTGAATCTCTTGATCTTTTACTTTCGTTCTCAGCTCAATTGCTTCTTCCACTCTTTGATTTACTTCATGATTGCTAAATGTGTAATTGCTGATGGTATATTGCTTAGACTGAAAGATAATGATTTTGTAATTGGATTGCATACCTCAAACTTGAGATTGCTTTTCTATTTATATTAGAGTTGGGTCCATATACAATGATTGTGAGATTCAATGATATTAACAGTTACAAAATCAGATAGCTAGAATCAAGGTAATTAATACAAAAGGAAATAAAGACATTGATACAGTCTTTAAGAGAATGATTCAATCTTTAATAGGTGATTTGCAGTTATCAATTTCCATTGAGTTATCACCTCCCCGCAAGCTGACGGGGCGTGCACGAACAGGAAGCTTGAGTACTAGGGAAGAGAATCTAGCAGATGGCAAACCTTTTGTAAATAGATCTGCAATCATATTAGTTGTGCAGAGATAGTGAACTGTAAGCTCTTGTCGAACCACCTTTTCACGGACATAGTGATAATCGACCTCCACATGGGGTGTCCGTGTGTGAAAGACTGGATTAGATGCTAGAGAAAGAGCACTGATATTGTCGCACCATAAAGTGGGACAAGAGAGATGCAATTTGAGATCTTTGAAGAGATGGAGGAACCATGAAATGGTTGCTGCTGTATAAGCAAGCTGACGATATTCAGATTCTGTGCTTGACCGAGAGACACCTCCTTGTTTCTTAGAAGACCAAGATATGAGATTAGGACCCAAATAGATGCAAGAGCCACCAGTGGAGATTCGGTCATCTGGATCGCCAGCATAATCCGCATCAGAGAAAGCATTTATATTGAAAGAACCAGGCCTATAAAAGAGACCATGATTGTGAGTTTTCTTGATGTACCGTAGAATACGTTTCACTGCAACCCAATGTGTGGTAGTAGGCTTATGTAAAAATTGACAAACTTGATTAACAGCAAAGGCAATATCCGGACGTGTGATGGTGAGGTATTGAAGGGCGCCTACAACACTTCGAAAAGCAGTAGGATCAGATAAGGCATCACCATCATTAATGCTTAAACGTTTACCACTTACAGCTGGAGTGGCATAGGGTTTGGCATCAAGCATATCTGTGTGGCGTAATAGATCCAGAGCATATTTAGATTGAGTGAGGGAGAGACCAGCAGCAGAACGTTGaacttcaatacccaaaaaataaTGAAGATTGCCGAGATCTTTCATAGAGAATAGTTTGCCCAAATGAATAATAAGTGTAGCAATAGAGGATGAATTATTGCCCGTGATcagaatatcatcaacatatattaATAAGTAAATTAGCACCGTTCCAGAATGGTAGACAAATAGGGAAGAGTCAGCCATGGAAGAGATAAAACCCAGTTCTTCAAGGTATGAGGAGAAGCAAGAAAACCATGCCCGTGGTGCCTGTTTGAGGCCATATAATGATCGGgttaatttgcaaacaaacttaGGGAACTGAGCATCAACAAATCCAGTAGGTTGCTTCATGTATACATCTTCAGTGAGAAATCCAACAGATTGCGACTGCGCAAGGTGGGAACAAGTTGAGCAAGCCAGAGGGAATAATTGGTTCTATCGAGTTTGATATTCAAGAAGTTGGTAATGGATGGCGTAGAGTTGGAAGTGGTGCTGGAGGAAGAGATGGTAGTGGAAGTAGTACTGGAGGTAGTCATCGTAACAAGAtgggagagaggaaaaaaaaatttgtgtcgTTAGACTAGGGCTGTGATACCATGAAAGATAATGATTTTGTAATTGGATTGCATACCTCAAACTTGAGATTGCTTTTCTATTTATATTAGAGTTGGGTCCATATACAATGATTGTGAGATTCAATGATATTAACAGTTACAAAATCAGATAGCTAGAATCAAGGTAATTAATACAAAAGGAAATAAAGACATTGATACAGTCTTTAAGAGAATGATTCAATCTTTAATAGGTGATTTGCCGTTATCAATTTCCATTGAGTTATCATAGACTTTGGCTTACATCTGCTTCAGAATCCGAGGCTAGTGTAGCAATTGGGTTTGTGTTGTTCGATGTGGCTTATAGTTGAATTTGATACACCCATTGTACCAATAAAAAATCTGCCTCTTGTGCAGGCGCCGAGGAAGCAGGAACCTTAATTTCATACATTCATAGGGAAAGTGTCTCGAAATTCTTTGTTTAAATACAAAAAGCCTTCGTCTTGGAATTCTGTCTGTATGTTTGTGCATTGTAGGTAGGTTAAAGTGGTGAGAGTCCTAATTTCCAGGATGGTATTCAGAGGTTGTTGAAGTTTCAGCACCGGCGGCAAGACAATTACAGTTTATTTACAAAGAGATGCAAAAAATTCAGTTTGTTTCCCTATTTGTTTCATATACAAATCAATGTACAAACTAATTTGAAGCACTGATGGAATAATTCACTTAAAACATAATCTAACGATAATAATGATAAGGGGATTAGGGTGTAGACTTTAACTAAACCTTAGGACTAAACAAAGGCATACTGACTAAGATGGTGACTTCCTCAGGAACAAGATGGTAGAACTTCAGTTGCAAGCATTCCTTTTTGTTTGTGCTGCAAGAATCATACCTCATGCTTGAGATTACTCTAGGCTAATACTTGCTGTACATCCTCCACACTTTCATATCAAGTTCTCTTATTCCACAACTCTTTAATTATCTATCCGCAGCCGCCTCAGTTCACCTTGGAAGGTGGGGCTAGAAGTTAGTGTTCGATATGCAAGAGTTCTTATGTCTTCGCGTGAACAGTCTCGGGAAATGCGAACAAGCTCCCACAAGGCACCACCACTGATCATGTCTTTTGCATTTGTTTCTGAAAAATAGTGAATTCTACATTTTTCAGCAAACTTTCTACAGCAAATTTCTACAGAGGGTTAGAGTTTTCATTGTGTGATAATAAGAAAGAGGAAGGAAAGCTTACCATGTTGCGCTAAGTGGCATAGTGCTAGTTCAATGTGGCGCCTGATTGGTGAGGCTTCTTTATTAGCATTCTGTACAATCCATGAAAGTGCACCGTCCTCGATCAAAAGAGATCTCCCATTTTTGGTCCCTAAAGTTAAATAACCAAATAACCACATTAGCTCAGTCTAAAGGATGATTAAACTGTATATGTTTCAATGCAGTAATTCTTCAATAATATTTGATAAGCACAGAATACATTTGAAGACAACCACAAGAAGACCTTTCTGATAGTCTTTTACCTTGTGTAGATGCCCTAGACTCGCATTTTGCGAAATTTGCAATCCCACGAGCAACTTGTGCAAGAACATCTGGATGCCCACATCTGACCATTCCTAGCAATGACTTAATTCCACCTTCAGCCCTTAGCTTGCTCTGTAATTTATCTGAACAATGCAATTTCATTGGTGTTAGTGACAGCAGAATATACTGATGTAAATTAGTTTTTATCTGGAAAGTAGATAAAGAAACACCCTGCTGAAGAATGATGGAGATCCTACTTTTAGCATTTGATGTGATTAAGGGTATGATTAGGGAATTGAGCTGATTACCGCTTTGAACCATTTGATAAAGAGAATTAGGGGTTTAATTCATGAAAATACTTGTAATTGAATTAGCAAGGGATCTTATTATGTTTGATTGTCTGACAGGCCTCATAATTAGGCCATGATGTAATTTTCTTCAGACTGGAGCATAGAAGTTTAAAATGAAACCCCAGCTTCTCTCTAGTTCTTCTCCACTATCCGCTCCCTCTGTCTCTTCTTTTCTCCCTCTTCTATTATCTCTAGAGAAATAGTTCTTTGTTTGCAGTGACCCAGACACAGTATTTAGCAAAATGACAACAGATACAAGCGTGAAGAAAGTTGCTCACAATAGAAATATGATTATCAAATCTAATTCTGGTGTAGCCTGTACTGTAACTTCTCTGTTGCTAAAAGTTTGCTTCCTACATTCTCATTTAATTCTAAGTAGGAGTAAAGTTTCATCAGATTTACTTGAACTCATTCAGAACTTCTTGCAACTTGGTGTCTTCTAGAATTAACAGAGGTTGAAGAAATGAACTTCAAAGAGGTCAGAAAGTTTACCATTTCCGCAAAGATTAGCAATGGCTCCAGCAACCATTCGAAGGGTTTGTGGATCTTCACCGTTGGCTGCTGTCATAGATAACAAACTAATTCCCCCTTGATTCATTATCAGCTCCTGGTTGGTTTCTGAGTTCAAAGCCAAATTGAAGAGCTGACTTTATTAGCCAATATTGGCAATATCTATGAAGAATCATGAACCAGGGACCAATATTTTTACCGTTCATTGCTAAATTTGCAATGGCACCTGCCGCAACTCTATGTATGGTTTCATCGTCAGAGGTTTTGAGTAACATCAACAAGGATGTGAGACCACCAGCTTGTACAATTTTCTCCTGATTTGCTTCTGCAAATTATGGGGGAGCAGGTATTATTGCTCGCTACACAGTAGCCTTAACTATAGTGATGCTATGAAGTGAATCTCAAGTGATCATACTAGATCTGGAGATCGAGCTTTATTCAGCATGGAAACTAATAGGAAATCTACATATAGAACCAGTTCAACAGCAAAATATTATGACCCAAAATATATTACAAGGGAAGAGGGACCCAATTTTTGTACACAGCATTAAAGCAAAAATAGATAACAGATGAACTCAGTTTCACCACACAAAATAATTTATGAATCTTCACCTATCTTTTCATGTAACTATACTTGCCCTCTACCAAGGACTAGTGACTGCTAGTTGGACCATGAAACAGAACATAGATCTTTAACTTTTACATAGCCAAGCTATTGATGTTCGcaacatgaatttttttatttcaaaataaTTGGCATCAATTATTCTTAGGCCAATTGATCATGACTTGAAGCCAAAATCCCTGTAGCATCTTCAATAGTCACTATGTTTAACAACATAtttagaagaagagaaagatctTAGAAATCAATTGTGCTAGTTTTTTAATCCTCTTCTCTCCTAGATAACTCACAAAGATCTTGTGGTATTGAGTGGTCCTTTAAAACTAAATGCTATGCTACTTCAAGCATAAAACACATACTTCTACATATGCAATCACTCTGTAGTCTCCACATCTGAAAAGATGTtctaaaaaagaaattaagcaTAAAACACATACTTCTACATATGCAATCACTCTGTAGTCTCCACATCTGAAGAGATGTtctaaaaaagaaattaagcaTTATGCCACAGGTAATATCAGTAACATGCTGGTACATTGATTTTGAGAACTTCAGAATATAAGCATGTAATATGGCAGTAGCAAGGCAAGGAAGATAAACGAGGTAAAGAAATGAAATCACCTTCAGCAGCAAGATTTGCTACAACTTTAACGGCATGAATTCGCACATCATTGTCTTCAGCTTCAAGTAATGACAAGATCTTTTGCAATCCCACTAATAATTTTATGTACCATTAGTAATagataaacaaaagaaaaacaagagaatAAATTGATGAATATTATACAATATAGCATCAAGTGAAAATAAGCGAGCACTAGAGCAACTGCAACCTTGTTCGAAAATTTTTGCTATTGAGGCTTTGTCCTCATTTCCTGATTCCTTGAGCTGTAGATGCCTAACTTGAGTCATGAGGGAGTCAAGGCCACCAACTTTTCCAAGCCCACTCCTATCAAGTTGTCTACTTGTCTGCAAGAGCATATGTGTTAATGCACATTTCAAGACTCTGGAAACCATGGAATTGCATGAAATGGGGCTATTTAATACCCAAT encodes the following:
- the LOC133741862 gene encoding AT-hook motif nuclear-localized protein 26, translated to MDTHSLPPPFHTRDFQLHHQQQHQHQHHQFHHQQQNSEDEQTGSSGLNKGTKRERDIDSNNDSGNGGEGSKELNITVSGDGSEMTRRPRGRPAGSKNKPKPPIIITRDSANALRTHVMEIADGCDIVESVATFARRRQRGVCIMSGTGTVTNVTLRQPASPGSVVTLHGRFEILSLAGSFLPPPAPPAATGLTIYLAGGQGQVVGGSVVGTLLASGPVVIMAASFSNAAYERLPLEEDEGAMPMPGGSMGSPTAVGQQQHQQQQQQQQLLAEAANTNAPLFHGLPPNLLNSMQLPAEAAYWATGRPPF
- the LOC133744852 gene encoding uncharacterized mitochondrial protein AtMg00810-like, with protein sequence MKDLGNLHYFLGIEVQRSAAGLSLTQSKYALDLLRHTDMLDAKPYATPAVSGKRLSINDGDALSDPTAFRSVVGALQYLTITRPDIAFAVNQVCQFLHKPTTTHWVAVKRILRYIKKTHNHGLFYRPGSFNINAFSDADYAGDPDDRISTGGSCIYLGPNLISWSSKKQGGVSRSSTESEYRQLAYTAATISWFLHLFKDLKLHLSCPTLWCDNISALSLASNPVFHTRTPHVEVDYHYVREKVVRQELTVHYLCTTNMIADLFTKGLPSARFSSLVLKLPVRARPVSLRGGDNSMEIDNCKSPIKD